A single region of the Biomaibacter acetigenes genome encodes:
- a CDS encoding cation transporting ATPase C-terminal domain-containing protein translates to MLPSLPPPLSPGQILWINLVTEGGPALALGLDLPSQNIMDRLPANPREILDLETTRHIAAKGAGISLSTFGVFLAALSRYGLPRAQTIAFASIVTSQMMNVYDVRKKHAPQPENSLITPSVAMSITMMLSVIYTPGVGAFLGTVPLSLADWIFILMLSRIGLLFPPLSHLFSEA, encoded by the coding sequence ATGCTGCCATCTCTGCCGCCGCCCCTTTCTCCGGGACAGATCCTCTGGATAAACCTTGTGACCGAAGGAGGGCCGGCACTGGCCTTGGGCTTGGACCTGCCTTCCCAAAACATCATGGACCGCCTGCCTGCAAATCCCCGGGAAATTCTGGATCTGGAAACCACCCGCCATATTGCGGCAAAGGGCGCTGGTATCAGTCTTTCCACCTTTGGAGTGTTTCTGGCGGCCCTATCCAGATATGGGCTCCCCAGGGCCCAGACCATAGCTTTTGCCAGTATAGTAACCAGCCAGATGATGAACGTATATGATGTGCGGAAAAAACATGCCCCGCAGCCGGAAAACAGCTTGATAACCCCCTCTGTGGCCATGTCGATAACCATGATGCTCTCGGTCATATATACTCCGGGCGTCGGAGCGTTTCTCGGCACCGTGCCGCTATCCCTGGCGGACTGGATCTTCATTCTTATGCTCTCAAGAATCGGTCTCCTGTTTCCGCCTCTCTCACATCTTTTTTCTGAAGCTTAA
- a CDS encoding AzlD domain-containing protein, whose product MSKTLTAVFLMAVVTYIPRVLPIAVFKKKLKSRFFRSFLYYVPYAVLGAMTFPSILYSTGNLYSSAIGMSAALVLAYYEQGLMKVAVGAILTVYICGLLL is encoded by the coding sequence TTGAGTAAAACGTTGACTGCGGTATTTTTGATGGCTGTTGTTACTTATATACCAAGAGTGCTTCCCATTGCAGTGTTCAAGAAAAAATTAAAATCGAGATTTTTTCGTTCTTTTTTGTATTATGTACCTTACGCCGTATTGGGAGCCATGACCTTTCCCAGTATTTTATATTCCACGGGCAATTTATACTCTTCGGCCATTGGCATGAGTGCTGCCCTGGTTTTAGCGTATTATGAACAGGGTCTTATGAAAGTGGCCGTAGGGGCCATTTTAACGGTATATATTTGCGGATTATTGTTGTAA